The Patescibacteria group bacterium sequence GGATTCGACTTGCTAACCAAGCAGATGTTCCTGGGTACATATCAGCAACACCTCTATTTCTTCATGCCAAGACTTCTTATGAAAAAGAAAACCAAAAAAAGCTTAATAGCCGCATTTTTATTCTTGTTTTTTGGAGCTATAAACATTTTTAATGCAAAGTTTTTTGTCGAGCATGGCTACATGCCGATTACTGAATATTTCCAATATGTTTTATTCCCGGTTAATTTTATTGTTTCAATGATTGCTAAGATCGCCTACGGTGGTTTTCCATTGCTTTTGGAGCCAATCATGATTGGAAGATTTCTTGGGATAAATATAATTGGAATTATTGGGTTTTTATTAGCACTCTCATATTACTATTTTTTATCGCATCTTTTGTTCCTACTTATTGTATTTTTAAGAAAGAAATTTAAAGAGTTATTTATGAAATAATGCAAATGGTTTATTCAATTTTTTATATTACCAGTGCGATGTTGTATAGATCGCCTGGGGCTAAATCAGAATAACGCAATAGTAGTTCTTTACAAAAGCAGTCATATATAAACGTAGAATAAAGAAAATTAAAAACCAGGGGAAAATAACACAATTAAAGTAAGCAGAAATTAGTAAAAATATGGATAAAAACAAAACTAAAATATTATTTATAACAAGAAACCGAAGTAAGCGCGGTGGGCATGTTGTTTTAGTTAATCTTGTGTGTGAATTAAGAAAACAAGGTTATGATACAACCCTCACAACTTTTAAACCTGAAGGTGAGATTGATTTTCCTGACTGTGAGCGACTATGGAATGGGGTGAATCCAGATATAGTCACTATTCCATCATCAGAAAAATATGACGAACAGATTTTGATATACACCAAAGAGGCATCAAGATACCTTAAGAATAATATTGATAAATACGATAGGGTTGTTTTGGATAGTTGGCACATTGCCCACGCTGCTATAAAAGCGGGCGTTATTTCAGATAAGGTTTTTCATTTTGTACAGAGCGACCCCGAATTTACTCCAGAGGATAATTCTAAAATATGGAAAGCTGAATTTTTCTCATTACTACCTCTGTATAAATCCCAGAAAATTTTTGTTTCTAACTCTTTGGCTCATTTGTTTCAAAGTAGATATGGAGTTAAGGGCGATGTCTTGAATTTGTTTATTGATGAGGAATATTTTAGGGCGAAAAAAAAGGTGGAGAAAAGAAGTACCATAAATATAATATCCTCTTCTGCTGATTTTAATATGCCAGAAAAGGGTCTTGACGTCCTTCTCGAAAAACTTAGTCAGTTCAATTCATTCCCATTCAAGTTGACCCTTGTAAGTGGACGACCAATTAAAAAAGATTTAATTGGTTTTCCTTTTGAAATTACTGAAACATCGTCTCAGGAACCAAAAGAAATGGTAGAGCTATTTCTAAAAAATGACGTATATATTAATACTTCTACAAATGAGTCTTTTTGTCTCGTTCTTGCCGAGGCCCTTGCTGTTGGCATGCCGGCTATTGCACTCGACTCAAATGGCAATCGTGACTACATGGATGGCTCTAATGCTATTTTTATTAGAGATGCGAATATGTTTAATGATGGATTACCTAAAATGGCAGATTATGAATTTAGGGAAATATTATCAAGAAATGCGAAAAACAGTATGGTTAAATATAAAATTGAAAACACTGTAAATCAGTTTAAAGAAATTATTGGTATATAGCATGAAAACAAACTAGATGATATTCTTTGTTCCAATCACGTCGTAGTCCATTAAAAGGAGGCTCCGACGTTTTTAATTTGATGCCTTAAACATAAAAACACCCCACATTACTTATGGGGTGTTTTATTTCTCCACATTGCTTTGTCAAAACAAAAAGCGTTGACGGTATGTTGACGGAAAGTGGTCTAAATTAGATATTTTCTAAAAAGTGCTCTTATCGTTTCGAATCCTGCCTGCCGGCAGGCAGGCTTGTTCGTCCACAATAATAATTCACAATTCAAGATTTATATCGTTAAATTATTTTCATTTAACTGGTACCTGACTCCGCTAGCCCCTTGACAGGATTATACCCTATGAGGTATAATCATATTAAAATTACAAACAAAAAATATGAAGATATATCTGTACTGTAAGAATATGAAAACTGGGGAAATACCAACTTTTTATTTTATATTAAAAAGATATGGAAAAAATTTTTGTTTTACTGACCGAATAGTAAAAAAAGAACTCATTGGTCGCATTTTACCAAGATGGAAATTTGCTAAAGATAAAAAGGGTATTCCAGAACATAATATATTAAAAAAACAAACTGGCTTTGATTTTATTGAAATTCACGCCAGGAACGGTGAAGAATTGTTGAGGTTCCCATACTTTTTAGACTCTGTTAACAAAAGAATAATTATTTTAACTGGGTACAGTAAACCATGGAATTATGACGATGGAGATAAAGATTCAAGACGAGTTGATAGAGATAAAGAAGAAGCACAAAAATATTACGATGATTATAAGGAAAATAGAAACAAAGCTTTAATAATCCCTAAGTCTTATAGTAATATAATCGGTTAATAATTAATATTTATTATATGAAAAATTATTCAAAAAAATATAACAACATGGTTAGTATTGGGAATTCAAAAGAAATAAAAGAGTCTTTTGATTTGGGCATGTTCAGACTTCGGCTGTCTAATACAATATTTGAAACAAGAAAGAAAAATGATATGAGCCAGAGGGAGTTAAAAGAACTTGCACAAACAACACAAAGAATAGTGTCTGATATTGAAAGTGGGGAATACAATATGGGAGTAAATTTGTTGTATAAAGTTTTTAAGGCATTAAACAAACCGTTAGTTGTAGACAATGTTGATTTAATCACGGGCGAAACAATCTTTTTCGCAAAGTGTTATTTTATTGATATTTCTAAAAAAACAAGTGAGACTAAAGAGTTCTATCTTGAGGGGGTTAATAGTATGCAAGAGAATTATTCCGGGAAACTTCTTAAAACAAACTACAATAAATAATAATTATTATAAATAAATTAAAAATATGAAACATGTTTGGTCAATTTTATGTCAAAAGTCTATGATAGACCAGGGGACAAATGCTCTAAGCTTGATTGACACCCTTGAAGAAATTCAAGTTGGTGTAGAAAAAGACAAAAAAACAGACAAGATTACACTACAAGGATTATCCTATGATTTGGTGAGCTACATTGTTCGTGATAATGAAAAAATAGCTGAAAGGGGTGAAATAAATATTAATCTCATTGACCCCAGAAAGAAAGTGATATCAACTTTTAAGCAGAATTTTGAGATGGCAAAAGGGATAAAAAGAATGAGAGTACAAATGAAATTTAATGGTCTGACTATTTCATCAAAAGGAAGATATGTCTTTGAGGTTGAGCTTAAGGGAGGTAAAGACAAAAAATTTAGCAAAGTAACAGAACTCCCCCTTGATGTGGAAATAAAAATAATTGAAAATATTAAATCATAATTCATATCAAGATTGTCATTTAAAAACCCCGATAATATTTCGGAGTTTTTAAATATATATTTCTCTGTACTGCTTTGTCAAAACAAAAAGCGTTGACGGTATGTTGACGGAAAGTGGTCTAAATTAGATATTTTCTAAAAAGTGCTCTTATCGCTTCGAATCCTGCCTGCCGGCAGGCAGGCTTGTTCGTCCACAATAATAATTCACAATTCAAGATTTATACCGTTAAATTATTTCCATTTAACTGGTACCTGACTCCAGGCAGTTTTATATTGCTCCAGTTTGTGAGGATATTTTTGCGCCTAACTCGTTGGCTATGGTGCAGGCTTTTTTAATATCATTGTTGAGTAGATAGTCTGATAAAAAGCCTGCGCTAAAAGCGTCGCCAGCTCCTATAGTAT is a genomic window containing:
- a CDS encoding glycosyltransferase family 4 protein yields the protein MDKNKTKILFITRNRSKRGGHVVLVNLVCELRKQGYDTTLTTFKPEGEIDFPDCERLWNGVNPDIVTIPSSEKYDEQILIYTKEASRYLKNNIDKYDRVVLDSWHIAHAAIKAGVISDKVFHFVQSDPEFTPEDNSKIWKAEFFSLLPLYKSQKIFVSNSLAHLFQSRYGVKGDVLNLFIDEEYFRAKKKVEKRSTINIISSSADFNMPEKGLDVLLEKLSQFNSFPFKLTLVSGRPIKKDLIGFPFEITETSSQEPKEMVELFLKNDVYINTSTNESFCLVLAEALAVGMPAIALDSNGNRDYMDGSNAIFIRDANMFNDGLPKMADYEFREILSRNAKNSMVKYKIENTVNQFKEIIGI
- a CDS encoding helix-turn-helix domain-containing protein, whose translation is MKNYSKKYNNMVSIGNSKEIKESFDLGMFRLRLSNTIFETRKKNDMSQRELKELAQTTQRIVSDIESGEYNMGVNLLYKVFKALNKPLVVDNVDLITGETIFFAKCYFIDISKKTSETKEFYLEGVNSMQENYSGKLLKTNYNK